Proteins from one Fragaria vesca subsp. vesca linkage group LG6, FraVesHawaii_1.0, whole genome shotgun sequence genomic window:
- the LOC101313997 gene encoding kinesin-like calmodulin-binding protein-like, with translation MFISTENEQISVHFNNGCLGSPPMESNPDSIDGLPAVSYSNDVNVVPEHEKNQLQQTVCNLEGEIAQLKLKQKLWDEKRREALNKIIDIKGSIRVFCRVRPFLVINKRRIREPISAGSETIVVKSSGARKEFEFDKVFPQETSQEDVFAEVEPIIRSALDGHNVCVFAHGQTGTGKTFTMDGTNEEPGIIPRALREIFSQASLDSSSSLSFSMSMLEVYMGNLRDLLSPKAATRPHEAVTRCNLSIQTDTKGFIEIEGLTEVPVLDFAKARWWYNRGKRVRSTAWTNVNEASSRSHCLTRITIFRHGDALKAKREVSKLWLVDLGGSERLLKTGATGLTLDEGRAINLSLSALGDVIAALRRKRGHVPYRNSKLTQILKDSLGHGSKVLMLVHVSPCEQDVAETICSLSFAKRARAIENNREISEDLKKQKEKRTKELENDMRKAKEECQKVKNQIQKAELLLHVNIKHFSTSYGPSEVEEVPISPKEVVKEVIETPRKREKASRGTAANSLPRFMTSTAASRHRQTAAERQIVGKARSLRSYVTKSSIQFSASQSMSYSSDARFRTILQNSNRKSRYSLETDTVPAESPRCHVSELSKTAASLPRNKMVTSSDPNLKVMLNRHRRRMSDLI, from the exons GAGAAATTGCACAGTTGAAGCTGAAGCAGAAACTATGGGATGAGAAGAGGAGAGAAGCTTTGAATAAGATCATAGACATCAAAG GCAGTATTCGAGTCTTTTGTCGAGTTAGACCATTCCTAGTGATCAACAAGAGAAGAATCCGCGAACCCATTTCAGCTGGATCAGAGACGATTGTGGTAAAGTCTTCTGGAGCAAGAAAAGAATTTGAGTTTGACAAGGTTTTTCCCCAAGAAACAAGCCAAG AAGATGTATTTGCTGAGGTGGAACCAATTATCAGATCTGCACTTGATGGTCACAATGTGTGTGTTTTTGCTCATGGTCAAACTGGCACTGGCAAGACATTTACCATG GATGGCACAAATGAGGAGCCAGGAATCATTCCTAGAGCTCTCAGAGAGATCTTTAGTCAAGCCTCATTGGATAGCTCATCTTCTTTATCGTTTTCGATGAGCATGTTGGAAGTTTACATGGGCAATCTTAGGGATCTTCTATCCCCAAAAGCAGCCACTAGGCCACATGAAGCTGTAACAAGATG CAATCTCAGTATTCAAACAGACACCAAGGGGTTCATAGAAATCGAGGGTCTTACAGAAGTGCCGGTTCTTGATTTTGCTAAAGCTAGATGGTGGTATAATCGGGGGAAGCGAGTTAGATCTACTGCTTGGACTAATGTGAATGAGGCATCTAGCAGGTCTCACTG CTTAACGAGGATAACCATATTCCGACATGGAGATGCTTTGAAAGCCAAAAGGGAAGTGAGCAAACTGTGGTTGGTTGATCTTGGTGGAAGCGAAAGATTGCTTAAAACAGGAGCAACTGGACTAACACTTGATGAGGGAAGGGCCATAAATCTTTCTCTCTCAGCTTTGGGGGATGTTATTGCTGCTCTAAGAAGGAAACGAGGCCATGTGCCTTACAG GAATAGCAAACTCACACAGATCCTTAAAGATTCCTTAG GTCATGGTTCGAAAGTTTTGATGCTTGTTCATGTCAGCCCATGTGAACAAGATGTTGCTGAGACAATCTGTTCTTTGAGCTTTGCGAAGAGGGCAAGGGCTATAGAGAATAACAGGGAAATATCAGAG GACCTGAAGAAGCAAAAGGAGAAAAGGACCAAGGAGCTTGAAAATGATATGAGAAAAGCCAAAGAAGAATGTCAGAAAGTTAAAAATCAAATACAGAAGGCTGAGTTACTGTTACATGTAAATATTAAGCACTTCTCAACCAGTTATGGACCTTCTGAAGTTGAGGAGGTCCCCATTAGTCCCAAAGAAGTTGTGAAGGAAGTCATAGAAACACCTAGAAAGCGTGAGAAAGCAAGTAGAGGAACTGCTGCTAATTCTTTGCCTCGGTTCATGACTTCCACTGCAGCCAGTCGACATAGACAAACTGCTGCAGAAAGACAAATTGTTGGCAAAGCAAGAAGCTTGAGATCATATGTCACCAAAAGCTCAATTCAATTCTCGGCTTCACAATCAATGAGTTACTCCTCGGATGCTCGTTTCAGAACCATCTTGCAAAACTCAAACAGAAAGTCCAGATACTCACTGGAAACAGATACTGTCCCTGCAGAGAGTCCCAGGTGCCATGTCTCAGAGCTGTCCAAGACAGCAGCCTCACTGCCGCGAAACAAGATGGTCACTTCATCGGATCCAAACTTGAAAGTTATGCTTAATCGTCATAGAAGAAGGATGTCTGATCTAATCTAA